The Bacteroides ovatus genomic interval ATTGCACACCCTCTACCAAATAGATAAAAATGAACTGGACAACTTAAACAGACAGAAGACAATCCTCTACTGGAGCTGGTTCACCATCCTATTCATAGTCATACTGATTGTATTTTTCATCCTTTTGGTCAGACGAGGAAATAAAAAACTGCGCCAATCACAGCAGGAACTGGAAAAAGTGAAAAAGCAAGAAGAAAATTCCATCCGGACAAAGAGCCTTTTCCTTTCCAACATGAGCCATGAAATTCGCACGCCGCTCAATGCGTTGTCCGGCTTCTCCTCCATCCTGACGGAAGAATCCATCGACAACGAGACCCGGAAACAGTGTAGCGATATTATTCAGCAAAATTCAGAACTGTTACTCAAGCTGATTAACGACGTAATCGACTTGTCCAGTCTCGAAGTAGGCAAGATGAAATTCAAATATGAGCGATGTGATGCAGTGGCAATATGCAGAAACGTTATCGACATGGTTGAGAAAATAAAACAAACGAATGCTAACGTCCGTTTTTCGACCTCTCTCCATTCATTAGAATTGACGACAGACAATGCAAGGTTACAACAATTATTAATCAACCTTCTCATCAATGCAACCAAATTTACTCCGCAAGGTTCCATCACCATGGAACTGGAAAAACAGACAGAAGACATAGCACTGTTTTCCGTGACCGACACCGGTTGCGGTATCTCTCCGGAGAATCAGAATAAAATATTCAACCGTTTTGAGAAACTGAATGAAAATGCTCAAGGGACAGGACTCGGTCTGTCTATCTGCCAACTCATTATCGAGCAGCTGGGCGGCAAAATATGGATTGACTCCAATTATGAGGAAGGAGCCCGTTTCCTGTTCACACACCCCATTTACCATGAGCAACAAGGAAAGGAGGAAGCCGAATGAAACAAGTCCTGCTCCTGATCCTTCTATTATGCTGCACCCTCACCGGAAAAGCCAGCACCGAGATTGTTTTGGAATCCGACAGCCTGATAAAGGTGTTGGAAACATTACCGTACGATACGACACGGCTGAATGTTCTCAATCAAATCATCAGAATAGAACAAAACAACCAGCAATGTATCCAATATTCGGATGCATTAATGAAAGAAGCATTGCAACTGGGAAATGACAAATATGCCGGTCTGGCTGCTTACTACCATATTTTATACTATTACAATCGTAATAATCAAGACAGTGTAGCCAAATGGCTCACCATAATGGAGCCTCATGCCCGGAAATCAGATTTATGGAATTACTTCTTTGATGCCAAACGTTTCCAGATAGACCTGTACACATTCAACGAACAATACGAACTTGCTATCAACGAATCTCAAAAGATGCAACAGCAAGCCTCCCAAATGAATAGTAACCGGGGTAGTATGGCTGCCTATCAATGCTTGAGTAATGCATATATCGGCAGCCAGCGCTGGGATAAAGGAATAGAAGCACTGGAGGCTGCCTACCAGCTACTCACTCCGACAGAAAATCCGGTGGTCCGTATCTCGGTATTGTCACAGTTAGTATCCGTTGTCAAAGAAAAGAAGGATAATAAAAAACTACTCAAATATTTGCAGGAACTGGAAAACACTCTTCATAACCACATCAGTGCAAACCCATCCTTAAAAGCGGGATTTGCCGATGTATACCTGTTCAATGAACTGTTCTACAGCTATTATTACCTGAATACCCATCAGCCGCAACAAGCCTATGAACATCTCGTAAAATCTAAAGAATATCTGGACGAGAATACTTATTTCATGTATAAAGTACTCTATTTCGACACATTTGCCAAATATTACCAGGCAATTGGAGCCTACCAACAGGCATCGGATTATATCGACACGACACTGACGATGTTGAAGAAAGACTTCACAAGCGACTATGCCGAACAGCTACTCGAAAAGGCCAGAATATGGAAACAGGCAGGGCAAAGCGGAAAAGCCATCCCCCTGTATGAG includes:
- a CDS encoding sensor histidine kinase; the protein is MKQVLLLILLLCCTLTGKASTEIVLESDSLIKVLETLPYDTTRLNVLNQIIRIEQNNQQCIQYSDALMKEALQLGNDKYAGLAAYYHILYYYNRNNQDSVAKWLTIMEPHARKSDLWNYFFDAKRFQIDLYTFNEQYELAINESQKMQQQASQMNSNRGSMAAYQCLSNAYIGSQRWDKGIEALEAAYQLLTPTENPVVRISVLSQLVSVVKEKKDNKKLLKYLQELENTLHNHISANPSLKAGFADVYLFNELFYSYYYLNTHQPQQAYEHLVKSKEYLDENTYFMYKVLYFDTFAKYYQAIGAYQQASDYIDTTLTMLKKDFTSDYAEQLLEKARIWKQAGQSGKAIPLYEQALAIKDSTATVLSNNQMAQIQSKYNIEKTELDQKRENNRIQLTYLIFIFVILILLFIFMARLFMVRKALKYAENEIRKTTENVRKTNEIKNRFLSNMSYNIRTPLNNVVGFSQLIASEPNIDKEIRQEYSNIIHKSSEKLMRLVNDVLDLSRLEAQMMKFQLQDYDATTLCKEACSMAQMRNEETGIQIEFSSETDAQIHTDIMRLTQALISVLVYPQEHRQARIIRFTLSQNENMLCFRITNSPLADHAFVSQETIIRHDINLLLLKHFGGNYLVNDKTPEGPEIVFIYPIVSESK